In one window of Solanum pennellii chromosome 2, SPENNV200 DNA:
- the LOC107010107 gene encoding glycine-rich protein 5-like, giving the protein MATTILVVILIITSVLAYPINARSLMAMKEKPKASADEQNEYFQHPLSPLFGGFGGVRGAIRPPFGLGAGFGGFGGSIGGAFGSGFGPFTGNGGTSSARSGSGSGFGSGINEGFGDNGGNNPNDKIEGELDAGDLGEGGDATIKNDMHHH; this is encoded by the coding sequence ATGGCAACCACGATTCTTGTTGTTATTCTTATTATCACAAGTGTTCTTGCTTACCCTATAAATGCGAGGAGCCTAATGGCAATGAAGGAAAAACCAAAAGCATCAGCTGATGAACAGAATGAATATTTCCAGCACCCTTTATCGCCTCTTTTTGGCGGCTTTGGTGGTGTTAGAGGTGCAATTAGGCCTCCATTTGGTTTAGGAGCCGGCTTTGGTGGATTTGGTGGTAGTATTGGAGGTGCTTTTGGAAGTGGTTTTGGTCCTTTCACCGGAAATGGTGGAACAAGTAGTGCTAGAAGTGGAAGTGGAAGTGGGTTTGGTTCTGGTATTAATGAAGGGTTTGGAGATAATGGTGGCAATAATCCTAATGATAAAATTGAAGGTGAACTTGATGCAGGTGACCTAGGTGAGGGAGGTGATGCAACAATTAAAAATGATATGCACCACCATTGA